AAGTAGGTAGTATTGTAGCAATTGAACCGGCTACAGGCGAAGTACTCGCATTTGTAAGCAGCCCTACATATGATCCCAATCTGATGGTAGGAAGACAACAGGGCAACAATTACATGGATATTTTCCGCTCTCCGAACAGGCCATTCAACGTAAGGCCGCTTTCAGGTTATTATTCTCCGGGATCATCTTTTAAACCTCTTGATGATTTAATCGCCTTACAGGAAGGTGTAATCGACCCGAATACAACGTTTAACTGCCCGGGCGGATACTGGGCTGGAAATCACTTTGTCAGCTGTGAACACGTTGATGGAAATATAGCACTTCGCAAAGGACTGGCAAGATCCTGTAATACTTATGCCTGCTATGTATTTCAGAAGCTGATGACACAGAAGAAATTCAAGAATAAAATAGAAGCATATGATTCCTGGGCGGCAAAAGTGCGGAAATTTGGTTTGGGTTCTAAACTTGACCTGGATATGCCTTTTGAGCGTAAAGGAAGATTATTTACTTCTGAAGAATACACCAAAAGATTTGGAAAACACTGGGGATACACAACCGTAATCTCACTGGCTATCGGACAGGGAGAGATGAGTGCCACACCTTTACAGATGGCTAATATCATGGCCATCATTGCCAACAGAGGTTATTATATCAAACCTCACCTGGTTAAAGGTATAGGTGAAAAGAAAGAAGTAAAAAAAGAATACCTGGTTAAAAACTGGGTGGATATTGATGCCGCTCATTTTGAGCCGGTAATTGATGGAATGCAGGATGCAGTAAACGCACCATATGGTACAGCCAGAGCCTCTGCCATACCCAATATTCTTTTATGCGGAAAAACTGGTACGGTACAAAACCCTCACGGAAAAAATCACTCTGTGTTTATTGGTTTCGCCCCACGCGACAATCCTAAAATAGCCATTGCTGTAATTGTAGAGAATGCTGGTTTTGGTGGAGTTTATGCCGCCCCTATTGCAAGTTATATTACAGAAAAATACCTGACCCGTAAAATTTCAGGCAGCAGGCTGGCACAGTCAGAAGTGATGAAAAAAGTTGTTGTTTTACCGGAGGAACCAAAGCCAAAAATTAAACTGGCTCCTAAAGGTACTGACAGCGCAGCTAAACCGGTAACAGCCCTTCCAGCCTCACCGGAAAATAAAATCATAACTACTAAAACAACTATTAACTAAGCAAATGAGTACGCAACAAGGCAGCCGCTTCTTCTTTAATGTAGATTGGATCACCATTTTGATTTATACGGCTTTGTGTACCATCGGCTTTATAAATATTTATGCTTCGCTTTATAACCCTGAAACTTCTGCTATATTTAATTTTAGCAGTAATTACGGTAAACAGCTCATTTATATCATTACCGGACTAATTCTCGGTTTTTCTATTCTCCTGCTTGATGCTAAATTCTTCAGTGTATTCTCCCCTGTGGTTTATGGGATCACGATGCTGCTGCTGATGGCAGTGCTGGTTGTAGGCAGAAAAGTAGCGGGTAACCAGGCCTGGATTCCTCTGGGCGCTTTCAGGCTCCAGCCCTCTGAGCTGGCTAAATTTGGTACGGCCCTGCTGATTGCCAGATATGTGGGTAACTTCAATCCCAAATTCACAGACATTAAATCCATTTTCTTTGCCGGACTGATTATAGGATTTCCGTTGCTGCTGATTATGCTGCAGCCTGATACTGGTTCTGCACTGGTATTCCTGGCCTTTATGTTTCCATTATACAGGGAAGGCTTATCAGGTTATTTCCTGCTGATTTTTCTGGGAATGATCGTTTTGTTTATTGCTGATTTTCTGGTGCCGTCTTACATACTGATTCCGGTAATTGCAGCTGTGGGTGGATTCTTTATCTATCAGAACCGCAGAAAGCAAAAGATGATGTTCTCTATGATTCTGGCTACTGTTATTGCTATTGCCTATTTATTTTTAGTCAAAGTCGCCTATGAGAAGGTTCTTGAACCGCATCAGCGCACACGTATAGAAATTATGCTGGGTCTTAAAACAGATCCCAAAGGGGCTGGCTATAACGTAATACAGTCCAAGATTGCTATCGGGGCAGGTCAGCTGACCGGAAGAGGGTTTCTGGAAGGTACCCAGACCAAATATGGCTATGTACCTGAGCAAAGTACCGACTTTATCTTCTCCACTATTGGTGAAGAATGGGGCTTCCTGGGCTGCTCAGTAGTGATAGGACTCTATGTCTTTTTGCTTTTGAGGGTAATTAACCTGGCCGAAAGACAACGTTCTACATTTTCCAGGGTTTACGGCTACTGTGTGGCAAGTATCATCTTTTTCCACGTCTTTATCAATATAGGGATGACCATAGGTATCATCCCGGTAATCGGTATTCCATTGCCGTTTATCAGCTACGGAGGTTCTTCTTTATGGAGTTTCACCGTATTACTATTTATTTTCCTGAAACTGGATTCTAATAGAATGGGCTTTATTTAACGGAAAAACGTTGATTTAATAATTCGTAAAACTGATCTGTGGTATCCTGCTTAGCTGCCCAGTTATTTTTAACGGCATAATTACGCTGTAAAAATTCATCGGCACTTTTAAAATCAGGCATTTTATTAACCAGATCTATCGCTTCCGCATAAGCAAGATTATAACCGTTAAACAAATCTTTAATATAACGCATCTTGTCATTCAGACTGATTGCCTGTTTTAAGTCCTTAATCTGCACCCTGCTGCTTTCAGTGTTGATATTCCGGGCTGTATTGCCACCAGACAAAATATCGTTCAGTGTGGGCCTCGCTGCCGGTTTTTCAGATTCTTTATCTGTATAGCCCTGCACCGGTGCAAATAATTCTTCCTGAACAGGTTTGGATTCAAATACCGGAGCTGGTTCCCTGACAGGCTCTGGCTTGTAATCAGCTACCGGTTCCGGCTCTCCGGCAGGTTCTTCTATGATTTCTTCCTGTATGTGCTCAATTACCGGTATATGTGCGGTTACAGGAACTGATGTTTCAGCTACCGGCTGAGTTGCTGCAATAATCTCTTCTTCTGCAGGTTCCTGAGCAGCGGTGTTTTCATGTACTGTATGCCCGGTTTCCTGTTTTTCTTCTTCTGCAACTGCTGTCGTTTCTTCTTCAACCGGAGAAACGGTTTCAATTTCTTCAGCTTCGGCCTCCACTAACTGTTCAGACACCAGAAAAGGTTCCGGTCCTACCTCATCATCTTCTGGTAGCTCCACACCCAGACTATCCATTTCTCTCAGTTTTTGCTTCTGCGCAATAATCAGTTCTTCTTCTTTACTTAATGGCCTGTCAAATATGGCATCCACAGGTTTCTCTTCAAATTCAAACTTATCTGTGTTGAGTTTTTCGTTCAGAATAAATTCAAAATTGGAAGGTTCATTATCTGGTTTGAAAATATCGTCCAGATGAGGTTTAGCGGGTAATATCTCATGAACCGAAGAATCATCTCCGATATGATTATGATGTTTAGCTTCAGTATCTCCTGACAATATCCGCGGGGTAACACCACTGTTTATCTTCTTAATGATATTGACATGATCAGATAAAAAACTGGCATTGGCCAGAAAAAGTTCAAGCTCTAATTCATTGAGTTCACGGGGATTCTGAGCTAAATACTGATACTGATCATTTAACTCATTAAGTATCTGCCCTATCTTTTTGAATATGTCCTCCTGGTTCATCATAGTACTATAACGTAAGAATTGGTGATTTATGTTGATAACTAAACACTCAAAAGTACTACAAAATTTCGATATTCGCCGGGCATTACACCCCAGAATACAGCATGTTATTTAGCGAACAAAATTACAGCAGAGGAGAATATGGTGGCAGCATTGAAGTAATTTGCGGCTCTATGTTTTCAGGCAAAACGGAAGAACTGATCAGAAGATTAAAACGTGCAGAGATTGCCCGGTTAAAAGTAGAGATTTACAAACCTGCAACCGATACACGTTATGATGAAACTGCCGTTGTATCTCATAATTACAATTCTATTGAAGCCTCACCAGTAACACATTCATCAGCAATCCTTCTGCTCAGTGCTGATACACAGGTTGTAGGCATTGATGAAGCTCAGTTTTTTGACGATGAACTGCCTGAAGTTTGTAATAAACTGGCAAATAAAGGGATCAGAGTAATTATTGCCGGTCTGGATATGGATTTCAGCGGAAAACCTTTTGGTCCTGTTCCTGCTTTAATGGCTGTTGCAGAACTGGTTACTAAGGTTAATGCAGTATGTGTCAG
This portion of the Pedobacter lusitanus genome encodes:
- a CDS encoding thymidine kinase is translated as MLFSEQNYSRGEYGGSIEVICGSMFSGKTEELIRRLKRAEIARLKVEIYKPATDTRYDETAVVSHNYNSIEASPVTHSSAILLLSADTQVVGIDEAQFFDDELPEVCNKLANKGIRVIIAGLDMDFSGKPFGPVPALMAVAELVTKVNAVCVRCGSPAMYSFRRVASDAKILLGEKESYEPRCRACFHAKD
- the mrdA gene encoding penicillin-binding protein 2 translates to MENLFNRKYIIQGLFIVVALILIGQLFYIQVASDRYFLSANSNVLRKKYTFPARGVITDRNNKVLVQNEPVYDLMVTPSLVKPFDTLALCKIIGIDMAGFHKRFNKARNQSKYQRSVFEKQLSVQTYAALQERLSRFIGFETQNRTVRHYPDSVAGQFFGYVKEVSDKDIEESEGYYRPGDYIGKSGVERQYNDVLRGERGVENTIYNARNVPQGSYLNGKFDTLAISGETLVSSLDIEIQKLGEQLLKNKVGSIVAIEPATGEVLAFVSSPTYDPNLMVGRQQGNNYMDIFRSPNRPFNVRPLSGYYSPGSSFKPLDDLIALQEGVIDPNTTFNCPGGYWAGNHFVSCEHVDGNIALRKGLARSCNTYACYVFQKLMTQKKFKNKIEAYDSWAAKVRKFGLGSKLDLDMPFERKGRLFTSEEYTKRFGKHWGYTTVISLAIGQGEMSATPLQMANIMAIIANRGYYIKPHLVKGIGEKKEVKKEYLVKNWVDIDAAHFEPVIDGMQDAVNAPYGTARASAIPNILLCGKTGTVQNPHGKNHSVFIGFAPRDNPKIAIAVIVENAGFGGVYAAPIASYITEKYLTRKISGSRLAQSEVMKKVVVLPEEPKPKIKLAPKGTDSAAKPVTALPASPENKIITTKTTIN
- the rodA gene encoding rod shape-determining protein RodA → MSTQQGSRFFFNVDWITILIYTALCTIGFINIYASLYNPETSAIFNFSSNYGKQLIYIITGLILGFSILLLDAKFFSVFSPVVYGITMLLLMAVLVVGRKVAGNQAWIPLGAFRLQPSELAKFGTALLIARYVGNFNPKFTDIKSIFFAGLIIGFPLLLIMLQPDTGSALVFLAFMFPLYREGLSGYFLLIFLGMIVLFIADFLVPSYILIPVIAAVGGFFIYQNRRKQKMMFSMILATVIAIAYLFLVKVAYEKVLEPHQRTRIEIMLGLKTDPKGAGYNVIQSKIAIGAGQLTGRGFLEGTQTKYGYVPEQSTDFIFSTIGEEWGFLGCSVVIGLYVFLLLRVINLAERQRSTFSRVYGYCVASIIFFHVFINIGMTIGIIPVIGIPLPFISYGGSSLWSFTVLLFIFLKLDSNRMGFI